One Lampris incognitus isolate fLamInc1 chromosome 14, fLamInc1.hap2, whole genome shotgun sequence DNA window includes the following coding sequences:
- the LOC130123581 gene encoding ras-related protein Rab-18-B gives MDEDVLTTLKLLIIGESGVGKSSLLLRFTDDTFDPEQSATIGVDFKVKTIAVDGNKAKLAIWDTAGQERFRTLTPSYYRGAQGVILVYDVSKRDTFTKLENWLNELETYSTRNDMVKMLVGNKIDKDNREVDRNEGLKFARKHSMLFIEASAKTKDGVQCAFEELVEKILQTPGLWESDTQGQTISLRDQEQQRGGRACGGYCSIP, from the exons ATGGACGAAGACGTACTGACAACCCTAAAACTGTTGATAATCGGTGAGAGCGGAGTCGGAAAGTCAAG TCTCCTCCTGAGGTTTACAGATGATACTTTTGATCCAGAGCAGTCAGCTACAATAG GTGTGGATTTCAAAGTTAAGACAATTGCTGTAGATGGGAACAAAGCAAAGCTTGCCATATGG GACACGGCTGGGCAGGAGAGGTTCCGCACCCTAACTCCCAGTTACTACCGTGGGGCACAGGGAGTCATATTGG TTTATGATGTCAGCAAACGGGACACCTTCACAAAGCTTGAAAACTGGCTGAATGAGCTGGAGACATATTCCACACGTAATGACATGGTCAAAATGCTGGTCGGAAACAAAATTGACAAG GACAACCGtgaagtggacagaaatgaaggcCTGAAATTTGCTAGGAAACACTCCATGCTTTTTATTG AGGCTAGTGCTAAAACCAAGGATGGTGTCCAATGTGCCTTTGAAGAGCTTGTGGAGAAGATCCTCCAGACTCCAGGGCTTTGGGAGAGTGACACCCAGGGTCAGACGATCTCTCTGAGGGACCAGGAACAGCAGCGAGGTGGCAGGGCCTGTGGAGGGTACTGCTCCATACCCTAA
- the LOC130124364 gene encoding homeobox protein Mohawk-like yields the protein MNEVAMMKSDHHLHLEDDGRALERCRMDCEMKAHEKSSLTDEQNSDLMPCKDTTANSSPVKYKRYGSRLDGVKVRHKRQTLQDMARPLKHWLYKHRDNPYPTKTEKVLLALGSHMTLVQVSNWFANARRRLKNTVRQPDLSWALRIKLYNRYIQGNAERLSVCSDDSNSEDEECPLQTPVSHSDFSRSSSHKGVLQTQGNILTRANSTNSDDGVSPPSKYKSSLLNRYLNDNLRHVMAASSHNISPSHKRRSHSESFSSNECDEDVVSPASSSETDTNFVYHMDSADYASSKCDKGQQQDRGQQGREDQDWREIHAAMALTNLAQGQRCTTEQSCIRVSTAAAPGRLCNRGPASTTRTTILSKICTTGPITTTRQSCSVKPFLSVNGSTLGPTLTSRIIQKSSHISEIKTVKVPLCRQSV from the exons ATGAACGAGGTTGCTATGATGAAGTcagatcatcatcttcatctagaGGACGACGGGAGGGCGTTGGAGAGATGCAGAATGGACTGTGAGATGAAAGCTCATGAAAAAAGCAGTTTAACAGATGAGCAGAATTCAGACTTGATGCCATGCAAGGACACAACTGCCAACAGCTCCCCTGTCAAATACAAAAGATATGG GTCTCGTTTGGATGGGGTCAAAGTTCGCCACAAGAGACAGACGCTACAGGACATGGCGCGCCCACTGAAACATTGGCTTTACAAACACAGGGACAACCCCTATCCCACCAAGACTGAGAAGGTCCTGCTAGCCCTAGGCTCACACATGACACTTGTACAG GTATCGAATTGGTTTGCAAATGCCCGGCGGAGGCTGAAGAACACAGTGAGGCAGCCAGACCTCAGCTGGGCCCTGAGGATCAAACTCTACAACAGATACATCCAAGGCAACGCTGAGCGACTCAGTGTGTGCAGTGATGATTCCAACTCAGAGG ATGAAGAGTGTCCTCTACAAACTCCTGTCAGCCATTCAGACTTCAGCAGGTCATCTTCCCACAAGGGTGTCCTCCAGACGCAAGGAAACATCCTCACCAGGGCCAACTCCACCAACAGCGATGACGGTGTTTCACCACCCTCCAAATACAAGAGCAGTTTACTCAATAGATATCTGAATGACAACTTGCGGCATGTGATGGCAGCAAGCTCGCATAACATCAGCCCATCCCACAAGAGGAGGAGCCACTCAGAGTCATTCAGCTCTAACGAATGCGATGAAGATGTGGTCTCTCCGGCATCTTCGTCTGAAACAGACACCAACTTTGTCTACCACATGG ACTCAGCAGACTATGCCTCATCAAAATGTGATAA AGGCCAGCAACAGGACAGAGGCCAGCAGGGGAGAGAGGACCAGGACTGGAGAGAGATCCATGCTGCCATGGCTCTAACCAACTTGGCCCAGGGTCAGCGCTGCACCACAGAACAGAGCTGCATAAGAGTGTCCACTGCCGCCGCTCCTGGGCGGCTCTGCAACAGAGGACCAGCTTCAACCACACGGACCACTATCTTGAGTAAGATCTGCACCACAGGACCCATCACTACAACAAGGCAGAGCTGCTCTGTGAAGCCTTTTCTGAGTGTGAATGGCTCCACCTTGGGGCCCACCCTCACCAGCCGCATTATCCAGAAGTCTTCTCACATCTCAGAGATCAAGACTGTCAAGGTTCCCTTGTGCAGGCAGTCAGTATGA